A DNA window from Mariprofundus aestuarium contains the following coding sequences:
- the mobF gene encoding MobF family relaxase, whose translation MKRTKAGKQEMTGAMYYAKYLADESEQGEPQGKFIGTGVSDFGLEGKIPDLKSLNHLFNGEDQGGKKLVKGSSTKRKHAYDLTFNCGKDVSILFALADEKERKLIQQAQQQAVEKAIEYIQSHATYSRAGSGGKERVQVKRLVAATFEHSTARQAKNENRPSVHLHTHAVIPNMVKCDDGVVRTLQCDFYRHQLAASAIHSAELAHALKSLGFSIEPDKNGFQVAGTPENLKRSWSARRSELLKAEKNLKLKGAVNQHKRRELAAMGTRCDKTENNRDDLFKIWQKEANDMGVSLEDIRKSKAQTRVPKWTVEKALELLTEQQSTFDDIELYKSIALSSIVDGNAEIIEQRVGQVRQSAELVNLGIDEKGEQRFTTNEVLRIEQGIQTYASERKGHRHHPVSPEALEQAVASRSLSKEQEQMLHYCCGSDGVIAVQGSAGSGKSYSLGAVQEAYQKSGYTVMGCALSAVAAQNLQDGSNIKSGTIHRLLIDIEAGFKELNEHTVLIVDEAGTADARLIHKLMQQANGAKLILVGDTQQLEAIGLSFFRNLQQNIGCIELSENRRQQGSEDKLAVADFRGGQISKALMSYAERGLLAILDDPVDSQDMLIADWDRDRKLNTDAGIILASTNQECRELNELARIKLSEAGILGVEHSFYSEYGDINIAEGDRVMFTKNDIRLGVKNGLQATVMNVRESQFEARLESGEMISVNADEYAYFKHAYAISTHKAQGQSVTRAYIFSSGKLISQNLGYVQLTRAKEQTRIYADKETLGDLAIEELSKLMSQSQEKKTTIDFTQ comes from the coding sequence ATGAAGCGTACAAAAGCAGGCAAGCAAGAAATGACTGGGGCAATGTATTATGCCAAATATCTAGCGGATGAATCAGAGCAAGGTGAACCACAAGGTAAGTTCATTGGTACTGGAGTGTCTGACTTTGGACTTGAGGGTAAAATACCAGACCTAAAATCACTCAATCACTTGTTCAATGGCGAAGACCAAGGTGGTAAGAAGCTGGTCAAAGGTAGCTCTACTAAGCGTAAGCATGCGTATGACCTAACCTTCAACTGCGGAAAAGATGTTTCTATTCTCTTTGCCTTGGCCGATGAAAAGGAACGCAAGCTTATCCAGCAGGCTCAACAGCAAGCTGTTGAAAAGGCTATTGAGTACATTCAAAGCCATGCTACTTACTCAAGAGCAGGAAGTGGTGGTAAAGAGCGAGTTCAAGTTAAAAGACTGGTGGCTGCAACGTTTGAACATTCAACAGCACGACAGGCAAAAAATGAGAACCGACCTTCAGTTCACCTTCATACTCATGCTGTTATCCCCAACATGGTCAAATGTGATGATGGTGTGGTGCGGACGCTCCAATGTGATTTCTACAGGCATCAATTGGCAGCATCAGCTATCCACTCTGCTGAGCTTGCCCATGCACTGAAATCATTAGGCTTCTCTATTGAGCCTGACAAAAACGGTTTCCAAGTCGCTGGAACGCCGGAGAATCTAAAGCGGTCTTGGTCAGCTAGGCGTTCAGAGCTATTGAAGGCTGAGAAAAACCTGAAATTGAAAGGAGCTGTTAATCAGCACAAGCGCCGTGAATTGGCAGCGATGGGAACACGATGCGATAAAACTGAAAACAATCGTGATGACTTGTTCAAGATATGGCAAAAGGAAGCCAATGATATGGGGGTATCTTTAGAGGATATCCGAAAATCTAAGGCTCAAACCAGAGTGCCGAAGTGGACTGTCGAAAAAGCATTGGAGCTACTCACAGAGCAGCAATCAACGTTTGATGATATTGAGCTATACAAATCCATTGCGCTCTCTTCTATTGTTGATGGTAATGCTGAGATTATTGAACAGCGAGTTGGGCAGGTAAGGCAGTCAGCCGAGCTAGTAAACCTTGGCATTGATGAAAAAGGCGAGCAACGGTTTACAACAAATGAAGTTTTGAGGATTGAACAAGGCATTCAAACTTATGCTAGTGAACGTAAAGGCCATCGTCATCATCCAGTAAGTCCCGAAGCTTTAGAGCAAGCAGTTGCTTCGCGCTCATTATCAAAAGAACAAGAACAGATGCTCCATTATTGTTGTGGAAGTGATGGTGTAATCGCTGTTCAGGGGAGTGCAGGCTCAGGTAAAAGTTACTCCCTTGGAGCAGTGCAAGAGGCATACCAGAAAAGCGGATACACTGTTATGGGCTGTGCCTTATCTGCGGTGGCTGCACAAAACCTACAGGACGGCTCTAACATTAAATCCGGCACTATTCATCGGTTGCTAATTGATATAGAGGCTGGGTTCAAAGAGCTCAATGAGCATACGGTTCTAATTGTTGATGAAGCTGGAACGGCAGATGCGCGGCTAATCCATAAGCTTATGCAGCAAGCCAATGGCGCAAAGCTAATTCTAGTTGGTGATACACAGCAACTTGAAGCAATTGGACTAAGTTTTTTTCGGAACCTTCAACAAAACATTGGTTGTATTGAGCTGTCCGAGAATAGACGGCAACAAGGTAGCGAAGACAAGTTAGCTGTTGCTGATTTCCGAGGTGGTCAAATATCCAAGGCATTGATGAGTTACGCTGAGCGAGGTTTGTTGGCCATTTTAGATGACCCTGTAGATAGCCAAGATATGCTGATTGCGGATTGGGATAGAGATAGGAAACTGAATACTGATGCTGGCATTATTTTAGCGAGTACCAATCAGGAATGTAGAGAACTCAACGAACTAGCACGTATAAAATTGAGTGAGGCGGGTATTCTAGGTGTTGAGCATAGTTTTTATAGTGAGTATGGTGATATAAACATTGCTGAAGGTGACAGAGTAATGTTCACTAAGAATGATATTCGCCTTGGTGTGAAAAACGGCCTGCAAGCTACTGTGATGAATGTGAGAGAAAGTCAGTTCGAGGCAAGGTTAGAGTCGGGCGAAATGATTTCAGTCAATGCAGATGAGTATGCGTATTTTAAACATGCTTATGCTATTTCAACACACAAAGCCCAAGGTCAATCGGTAACTCGCGCCTATATTTTTTCTTCTGGAAAACTCATCTCACAGAACTTGGGGTACGTGCAATTAACGAGGGCAAAAGAGCAGACACGAATCTATGCTGATAAAGAAACACTTGGTGACTTGGCAATTGAAGAGCTAAGTAAGCTTATGAGCCAAAGTCAGGAGAAAAAAACAACTATAGACTTTACCCAATGA
- a CDS encoding helix-turn-helix domain-containing protein, with amino-acid sequence MSDVLGWYDSLDDDIEYKAEAKKIDFACDISRRMNQLGMSKSDLAHAASTSNAYITKVLRGESNLTIESLVKFTEAVDGDLHIHISPKNAHVRWSEVITGGAYDKSVASVASVWVNKTLTNSHEGRYEA; translated from the coding sequence ATGAGTGATGTATTGGGCTGGTATGATTCGCTTGATGATGACATTGAGTACAAAGCTGAAGCCAAGAAAATTGATTTTGCATGTGATATCTCTCGGAGAATGAATCAGCTGGGAATGTCTAAATCTGACCTAGCCCACGCTGCATCCACAAGTAACGCATACATCACAAAGGTTCTCAGAGGTGAGAGTAATCTTACCATCGAAAGCCTCGTCAAGTTTACTGAAGCCGTGGATGGCGATTTGCATATCCACATCTCACCAAAAAATGCACATGTTCGTTGGAGTGAGGTTATTACTGGAGGTGCTTATGATAAGAGTGTGGCATCCGTTGCATCTGTTTGGGTTAATAAGACATTAACAAATAGCCATGAAGGGCGCTATGAAGCTTGA
- a CDS encoding type II toxin-antitoxin system RelE/ParE family toxin: MKLLVVEKDNREVLAILEDGEPTTCPVIEFLMSQPKDMAKSAKGFKALFERYAAHGRQGLTTHLFHEVDKNEKILEFIKGRLRIFCFEDAGGIVILSHGAVKKGQKVDRAEVSKAIRNKALYLEAKSSGQLIRVSDGEKNE, encoded by the coding sequence GTGAAGCTTCTTGTTGTCGAAAAAGACAACCGAGAAGTCCTCGCCATACTTGAGGATGGAGAACCAACAACGTGTCCAGTTATAGAGTTTTTAATGTCTCAACCAAAAGATATGGCAAAAAGTGCGAAAGGGTTCAAGGCTCTTTTCGAGAGGTATGCTGCGCATGGTAGGCAAGGTTTAACTACTCACCTATTTCATGAAGTCGATAAGAATGAAAAGATTTTGGAATTCATTAAAGGTCGTTTACGGATATTTTGTTTTGAAGATGCTGGCGGGATAGTCATTTTATCGCATGGAGCCGTTAAGAAAGGACAAAAGGTTGACCGCGCCGAAGTAAGCAAGGCAATCAGAAACAAAGCGCTATATCTTGAAGCAAAGAGTAGTGGCCAGTTAATTAGAGTGAGTGATGGAGAAAAAAATGAGTGA
- a CDS encoding restriction endonuclease subunit S: MTEQVSKVPSLRFPEFNGEWLIKRIGAVIDEYREKSSVNNQYEVLTSARAGLIRQKEYYENSRLTERDNLGFNVIPPNYVTYRSRSDDRRFYFNENMLGITGIISTYYPVFRFDGGANKFFVELFRKKRHYIGKFSVGTSQTVLSFNELKRIKLLIPTFEEQQKISDFLTVVDKRVEQLEEKRRYLTKYKKGAMQQIFSQQIRFKDDNGSPYPDWEEKRLGDMASFHRGKGLSKSAIKENGEFSCILYGQLFTIYGPVIKTVASRTDDNNATVGQKGDILMPSSDVTPQGLGKACALVKSDVLLSGDINIIRPANRYNSICLSYMFNHYSNRFIRLVTGTTVKHLYTKDLKGIRFELPASISEQQKIADFLTSIDDKIEQAASQLEHAKSFKKGLLQQMFV; encoded by the coding sequence ATGACTGAGCAAGTGAGCAAAGTGCCAAGCCTTAGGTTTCCTGAGTTCAATGGGGAGTGGTTAATTAAGCGGATTGGAGCTGTCATTGATGAGTATCGAGAAAAATCCAGTGTAAATAACCAGTATGAAGTGCTTACATCAGCAAGAGCAGGGTTAATCAGACAAAAAGAGTATTATGAGAATAGCCGACTTACTGAGCGAGATAATTTAGGTTTCAATGTCATTCCTCCAAACTACGTTACTTATCGGTCAAGAAGTGATGACAGAAGATTTTATTTTAATGAAAACATGCTTGGTATAACTGGCATTATCAGCACCTATTACCCTGTTTTCCGCTTTGATGGTGGTGCAAATAAATTTTTTGTCGAACTCTTTCGCAAGAAAAGGCACTACATTGGAAAATTCAGTGTGGGTACATCTCAAACAGTGCTATCATTTAATGAGTTGAAAAGGATTAAACTGCTCATTCCTACATTTGAAGAGCAACAAAAAATTTCTGATTTTTTAACTGTAGTGGATAAGCGCGTTGAACAGCTTGAAGAAAAGAGGCGATATCTCACTAAATACAAAAAAGGCGCGATGCAGCAAATATTTTCCCAACAAATCCGCTTTAAAGATGACAACGGCAGTCCATACCCAGATTGGGAAGAAAAACGACTGGGAGATATGGCCTCATTCCATAGAGGGAAAGGGCTATCAAAGTCTGCAATAAAAGAAAACGGTGAATTTAGCTGTATATTGTATGGGCAGCTTTTCACTATCTATGGACCAGTAATTAAAACTGTTGCCTCTAGGACCGATGATAATAATGCAACTGTTGGTCAGAAAGGTGATATTTTAATGCCCAGTTCAGATGTGACTCCTCAAGGCTTGGGTAAAGCTTGTGCGCTAGTTAAAAGCGACGTGCTCTTAAGTGGGGATATAAATATTATTAGGCCAGCAAACAGATATAACTCAATTTGCTTGAGTTATATGTTTAATCACTATTCCAATAGATTTATCAGGCTGGTGACAGGTACAACAGTTAAACACTTATACACAAAAGACTTGAAAGGCATAAGATTTGAATTGCCTGCATCAATTTCTGAACAACAAAAAATAGCTGACTTTCTCACTTCCATTGATGATAAAATTGAGCAAGCTGCTTCTCAGCTTGAGCATGCCAAAAGCTTTAAAAAAGGTCTGCTCCAGCAGATGTTTGTATGA
- a CDS encoding DUF4116 domain-containing protein — MTLSIEEFEYLERQIKEGELKLSELPEIIWENKDWAQRLCIAAVVFDPKSALDIPSDVYTENICIEAIWKGRHIFSELPNQVKTPNMCLTAVEEFPFNIRYIPESQKTDEIYETVIRERATYIDEVPEDRLTERVWAAYVRGRGRLYNVPENMRTDLVLNAAFEKEVKANIKRIRNSKGEFFLDSHDHIEYFPEGWRELYIKESVNKWADLFCELESSDKTAAICKEAVSQNAMLLKHVPDNLKTIEMCEEAVGRRGWALQYVPNAIRTQIMQD, encoded by the coding sequence ATGACATTATCAATAGAAGAATTTGAATATTTAGAAAGACAGATTAAAGAAGGAGAGCTAAAGCTTTCTGAGTTGCCTGAAATCATATGGGAAAATAAAGACTGGGCTCAACGCTTATGTATAGCAGCTGTAGTTTTCGACCCGAAGAGTGCTTTGGATATACCAAGCGATGTCTATACAGAGAACATATGCATTGAAGCTATTTGGAAAGGTAGGCATATTTTTTCTGAGCTACCTAATCAGGTAAAGACACCAAACATGTGCCTAACTGCTGTCGAGGAATTCCCATTCAATATCCGATATATTCCAGAAAGTCAGAAAACAGACGAAATTTATGAGACTGTCATACGTGAACGTGCGACTTATATTGATGAGGTGCCAGAGGATAGGTTGACTGAAAGAGTCTGGGCGGCTTATGTGAGGGGTAGAGGGCGACTATATAATGTTCCTGAGAATATGAGAACTGACCTAGTGTTGAATGCTGCTTTTGAGAAAGAGGTGAAAGCCAACATTAAAAGAATCAGGAATTCTAAGGGGGAGTTCTTCTTAGATTCCCATGACCACATTGAGTATTTCCCCGAAGGTTGGAGAGAACTTTATATCAAAGAATCAGTTAATAAATGGGCTGACTTATTTTGTGAATTGGAAAGCTCAGACAAAACGGCTGCTATCTGTAAAGAAGCAGTTTCTCAGAATGCTATGCTTCTCAAGCATGTCCCCGACAATTTAAAAACAATTGAGATGTGTGAAGAGGCAGTAGGACGTAGAGGTTGGGCACTTCAATATGTACCCAATGCAATACGCACCCAGATAATGCAGGACTGA
- a CDS encoding type I restriction-modification system subunit M encodes MSEEEKRMLQQQLWNIANTLRGKMGADEFRDYILGFIFYKYLSEKMEIYANSLEDGLEYATVDDNTEEGLAIVEAVAEEAVAALGYTLKPSELFSNVAKRGNANEEGASSFILGDLETTLNNIEKSTMGTESQDDFDDLFSDMDLTSNKLGKTEKQKNELIAKVLGHLAKINFNLSDKKADVLGDAYEYLIGQFASGAGKKAGEFYTPQTVSTILAKLVTRDNGHAKGYLKSVYDPACGSGSLLLRVAKEVKEVAHFYGQELNRTTYNLARMNMILHDVNYKQFDIRQEDTLEHPQHGMDARFEAIVANPPFSSHWSANPLHMSDDRFSQYGKLAPKTKADFAFVQHMVHHLADNGTLAVVMPHGVLFRGAAEGHIRRYLIEERNLIDAVIGLPSNVFYGTSIPTCILVLKKCRTSPKDILFIDASAHFEKGKNQNNLRQEDVDKLITAYDKREFDDKYSYVASLEEVAENDYNLNIPRYVDTFEEEEPVNLDAIATQLQQLEQDMKGTDTTIADFCGQLGIKAPF; translated from the coding sequence ATGTCTGAAGAAGAAAAGCGGATGCTGCAACAGCAGCTATGGAATATTGCTAACACATTGCGTGGTAAGATGGGAGCGGATGAGTTCCGTGATTACATTTTGGGCTTTATCTTTTACAAATACCTCTCTGAAAAGATGGAAATATATGCCAACTCTTTAGAAGACGGCCTTGAATATGCAACGGTTGATGACAACACAGAAGAAGGATTGGCAATTGTAGAGGCTGTTGCCGAAGAGGCTGTTGCGGCCTTGGGTTATACACTCAAACCATCAGAGTTATTCAGCAATGTCGCCAAGCGTGGCAATGCTAATGAAGAAGGTGCCAGCAGCTTTATCCTTGGCGATTTAGAAACCACCCTGAACAACATCGAAAAAAGTACGATGGGTACAGAAAGTCAGGATGACTTTGATGATTTGTTTTCAGATATGGACCTCACCTCCAATAAGCTGGGAAAAACTGAGAAGCAGAAGAATGAACTCATTGCCAAGGTGCTGGGACATCTGGCTAAGATTAACTTCAATCTTAGCGATAAGAAGGCTGATGTGCTGGGCGATGCCTATGAGTATCTGATTGGCCAGTTTGCCAGCGGCGCAGGCAAAAAAGCAGGCGAGTTTTATACGCCGCAAACTGTTTCAACCATTCTCGCCAAGCTGGTGACTCGCGACAACGGACATGCTAAAGGTTATCTCAAATCAGTGTATGACCCTGCCTGTGGCTCAGGCTCACTGCTACTGCGTGTAGCCAAGGAAGTGAAAGAGGTTGCTCATTTTTACGGGCAGGAACTAAATCGCACTACCTACAACTTGGCACGCATGAATATGATTTTGCACGATGTGAACTATAAGCAGTTTGATATTCGTCAAGAAGACACACTAGAGCATCCTCAGCACGGTATGGATGCGCGTTTTGAAGCGATTGTTGCTAATCCTCCTTTTTCCTCCCACTGGAGCGCCAATCCTCTGCACATGAGTGATGACCGATTTAGTCAGTACGGCAAGCTGGCTCCCAAAACCAAGGCCGACTTTGCTTTTGTGCAGCACATGGTTCATCACTTAGCAGACAATGGTACGCTGGCAGTGGTAATGCCACATGGTGTGCTGTTTCGTGGTGCGGCTGAGGGACATATACGCCGTTATCTGATTGAAGAACGTAACCTGATAGACGCTGTGATTGGCCTGCCTTCCAATGTCTTTTATGGCACATCTATCCCCACTTGTATTTTAGTGTTAAAGAAATGCCGCACTAGCCCTAAAGACATTCTTTTTATTGATGCATCAGCCCATTTCGAGAAGGGCAAGAATCAGAACAATCTAAGACAGGAAGATGTAGACAAGCTGATTACTGCTTATGATAAACGTGAGTTTGATGATAAATACAGCTATGTAGCCAGTCTCGAAGAAGTGGCCGAGAATGATTACAACCTAAATATCCCAAGGTATGTGGACACCTTTGAAGAAGAAGAACCAGTGAACTTGGATGCCATTGCAACCCAATTACAGCAACTTGAGCAGGATATGAAAGGCACTGATACAACCATTGCCGATTTTTGTGGGCAGCTGGGCATAAAGGCTCCGTTTTGA
- a CDS encoding type I restriction endonuclease subunit R: MSQAGKVPQSEQALENALIEQLETLGYSYVSIPDEAALKSNLKTQLEKHNEITFSDAEFQQILHHLDKGNVFERAKTLRDKMCLTRDNGESFYLNFMEQDEWCQNEYQVTNQVTIEGSYKNRYDVTLLVNGLPLVQIELKRRGLELKEAFNQINRYQRHSFGASHGLFQYVQLFVISNGVNTKYYANNRKQSFKQTFYWADEDNHPIKRLDVFAKIFLEKCQVSKMMSKYIVLNETDKILMVLRPYQYYAVEAIVEKVKHSRKNGYIWHTTGSGKTLTSFKTAQILMDLPKVHKVMFVVDRKDLDYQTNKEFNSFSKGSVDGTNNTKALVNQLSGDTKLIVTTLQKLNTAISKSRYQKAMEPLKDKRIIFIFDECHRSQFGDTHKRINAFFNKPQMFGFTGTPIFADNVAKNQHGKRTTKDLFGDQLHKYVITDAIRDENVLKFSIEYVGRYKQKDGSQNSIDIEVEGVDTRELMESPYRLEKITDYIIANHARKTHSRDFTGMFCVSGVDVLTKYYDLFQAKKEAGEHKLRVATIFSYTANEDDKDADGLIEEIDPLDGLSEGRTVNKHTRDKLESYIADYNKMYGTKFSTKDSQSFYNYYNDIGKRVRAREVDILLVVNMFLTGFDSPPLNTMYVDKNLKHHGLLQAYSRTNRILNEKKSQGNIVCFRNLKKATDDAIALFSNKDAKETIIVAPYEDYVTHFNKAFSTLLGIAPTVDSVDALVTEDDELLFIKAFRELLRLRNVLTTFADFSFADLAMNEQSFNDYRSKYLDLYDKVKSNTQKEKVSILEDVDFELELIHRDEINVAYIMKLLAQLKGQDDDTATKQRKVILDLVAGDAHLRSKRKLIEKFILENLPKVTHADAVPEAFSEYWDEEKQAALATICEEENLNPERVETLINQHLFTEITPLRDEVVAAMVNKPKLLQRKTLAQRALDKIMGFVETFIIDAPD; the protein is encoded by the coding sequence ATGAGCCAAGCTGGTAAAGTACCTCAAAGCGAACAGGCATTAGAGAATGCCTTAATTGAGCAGCTTGAGACACTGGGCTACAGCTATGTTTCCATCCCTGATGAGGCAGCCCTAAAATCGAATCTGAAGACACAACTTGAGAAGCACAACGAAATAACTTTTTCCGATGCTGAGTTTCAACAAATCCTACATCATTTGGATAAGGGTAATGTGTTCGAGAGGGCGAAAACCCTCAGGGACAAGATGTGCCTCACCCGTGACAATGGAGAGAGCTTTTACCTGAACTTTATGGAACAGGATGAGTGGTGCCAAAATGAATATCAGGTTACCAACCAAGTCACCATCGAGGGCAGCTACAAAAATCGCTATGACGTAACACTACTGGTGAATGGCTTACCACTAGTGCAAATTGAATTGAAGCGGCGAGGACTGGAGCTCAAAGAAGCATTTAACCAAATCAACCGCTATCAACGGCACTCATTTGGCGCGAGCCATGGACTATTCCAGTACGTACAACTCTTTGTCATCAGTAATGGTGTGAATACCAAATACTACGCTAACAACCGCAAGCAATCGTTTAAGCAGACATTCTACTGGGCAGATGAAGATAACCACCCAATCAAACGTTTAGATGTCTTTGCCAAAATATTTTTGGAGAAGTGCCAAGTCTCTAAGATGATGAGCAAATACATTGTGCTCAACGAGACTGATAAAATTCTAATGGTGCTGCGCCCTTATCAATATTATGCGGTGGAAGCGATTGTTGAGAAGGTGAAGCACAGCCGAAAGAATGGCTATATCTGGCATACTACAGGTTCTGGAAAAACACTGACTTCATTTAAGACTGCTCAAATCCTGATGGACTTGCCAAAGGTGCATAAGGTGATGTTTGTGGTTGACCGCAAAGACCTCGATTATCAGACCAATAAAGAGTTTAACTCCTTTTCTAAAGGCAGTGTAGATGGAACAAACAATACCAAGGCATTGGTAAACCAGCTCAGTGGCGATACAAAGCTCATAGTGACGACTTTGCAGAAGTTAAATACTGCGATAAGCAAAAGCCGTTATCAGAAGGCTATGGAGCCTCTAAAAGATAAGCGCATCATCTTCATATTTGATGAGTGCCATCGTAGTCAGTTTGGTGATACACATAAACGCATCAATGCATTCTTTAATAAGCCCCAGATGTTTGGCTTTACGGGAACTCCCATATTTGCCGATAACGTAGCCAAGAATCAACATGGTAAACGTACAACCAAAGACCTGTTTGGTGACCAGCTGCATAAGTATGTGATTACCGATGCCATCCGTGATGAGAATGTGCTCAAGTTCTCCATCGAATACGTGGGAAGATATAAGCAGAAGGATGGAAGCCAGAATAGTATAGACATCGAAGTGGAAGGTGTGGATACCAGAGAGCTGATGGAATCACCTTATCGACTGGAAAAAATCACCGATTACATCATTGCCAATCACGCTCGCAAAACGCACAGCCGCGATTTCACGGGTATGTTCTGTGTGAGTGGCGTAGATGTGCTGACCAAGTATTATGACCTATTTCAAGCCAAGAAAGAGGCTGGTGAACATAAGCTGAGAGTTGCCACTATATTCAGCTACACCGCCAATGAAGATGATAAAGATGCTGATGGACTAATTGAAGAGATTGACCCGCTGGATGGGTTGAGTGAAGGCAGGACAGTCAACAAGCATACCCGTGATAAGCTAGAGTCTTACATTGCAGACTATAACAAAATGTATGGCACCAAGTTCTCCACTAAAGATAGCCAGTCATTCTATAATTATTACAATGATATTGGTAAGAGAGTTAGAGCGAGAGAGGTCGATATACTGTTAGTGGTGAATATGTTCCTCACAGGGTTTGATAGCCCTCCACTCAACACCATGTATGTAGATAAAAACCTTAAACATCACGGCCTGCTTCAAGCCTATTCACGAACCAACCGCATTCTTAACGAGAAAAAATCTCAAGGAAATATCGTCTGTTTTCGTAACCTGAAAAAGGCTACGGATGATGCGATTGCCCTGTTTTCCAATAAAGATGCCAAAGAGACCATCATCGTGGCTCCGTATGAGGACTATGTAACACATTTTAACAAGGCATTTTCTACACTACTCGGTATAGCTCCGACTGTTGATAGTGTGGATGCATTGGTTACAGAAGATGATGAGTTGTTATTTATTAAAGCATTCCGCGAGTTGCTACGCCTTCGCAATGTGCTAACTACCTTTGCTGATTTTAGCTTTGCTGATTTGGCTATGAATGAGCAATCATTCAATGATTACCGTAGCAAGTACCTCGACTTATATGACAAGGTAAAGAGCAATACCCAGAAGGAAAAAGTCTCTATCCTTGAAGATGTAGATTTTGAGCTGGAGCTCATCCATCGTGATGAAATCAATGTGGCTTATATCATGAAGCTACTGGCTCAGCTGAAAGGACAGGATGACGATACAGCGACGAAGCAGCGTAAAGTCATCCTTGATTTGGTTGCTGGTGATGCCCACTTGCGCAGCAAACGTAAGCTTATTGAGAAATTTATACTTGAGAATTTACCTAAAGTTACGCATGCCGATGCAGTACCAGAAGCTTTCAGTGAATACTGGGATGAAGAAAAACAGGCTGCTCTTGCCACTATCTGTGAGGAAGAGAACCTCAATCCCGAAAGAGTAGAGACTCTTATCAATCAGCATCTATTTACCGAAATCACTCCTCTTAGAGATGAAGTGGTTGCAGCCATGGTGAACAAGCCAAAATTGCTGCAACGTAAGACACTGGCTCAACGTGCCTTGGATAAAATCATGGGCTTTGTTGAAACTTTTATTATTGATGCGCCTGACTAG